In a single window of the Cydia amplana chromosome 4, ilCydAmpl1.1, whole genome shotgun sequence genome:
- the LOC134647327 gene encoding transcription factor Ken: protein MFDSNLLLNFYNEIAHRSLQLASAGMMGEGLLTLTYGKHHACILNEVGAAWRGARYSDLVLVCDDAVPLAAHRIVMAAASPLIRKILDDTPATESPVTIHMSGINSTLMRHLLVFLYSGQAYIESGEIDDMQELFELLEIKSDVWKSTKERQQAEERNRSCDRQKAKTLKTDINSNESSKHDAPSGSSHSESDRVTPSAGFSKDKEELSIKKENSSSNDERDDEEVEDKECGRLAGRRRSSSNPVNLSVARTSENAGSEHEDSQDVDVETVAAKNVNRRRSTSSSQEDPPPETMYRRQLLSDRLGRGIERAKRKSHYIEPPELDLRTVKLEDYAHLKPPDADLMSLVQTSPENYVVTPHRKRRPGFHNSPSQNPPFVSFPPSYLEEMAHLRYTQGPGSVAAVAAGARLGALHPLSASAPPYLPERSVTPPAGAHDDGLKYRPPSAGSWGPWLCQPQMGGDEPPSAEHEQGSSKQAPVREYRCEYCGKQFGMSWNLKTHLRVHTGEKPFACRLCVAMFKQKAHLLKHLCSVHRNVISSSDNDGRTNTPGRFNCCFCQLTFEALPELIRHLSGPHNSLLLSKNLHE from the exons TGCTGGAATGATGGGCGAGGGCCTGCTGACTCTCACGTACGGCAAGCACCACGCCTGCATCTTGAACGAGGTGGGCGCGGCGTGGCGCGGCGCGCGCTACTCCGACCTCGTGTTGGTCTGCGACGACGCTGTGCCGCTGGCCGCGCACCGCATCGTCATGGCCGCGGCCAGCCCGCTCATCAG GAAAATCCTCGACGACACGCCGGCCACGGAGAGCCCCGTCACCATCCACATGTCGGGCATCAACAGCACGCTGATGAGGCATCTCCTCGTGTTCCTATACAGCGGCCAGGCCTACATTGAA TCCGGAGAAATAGATGACATGCAAGAACTGTTCGAGCTACTAGAAATCAAGTCAGACGTTTGGAAATCGACAAAGGAACGCCAGCAAGCGGAAGAACGGAACAGATCTTGCGACAGACAAAAAGCGAAAACCCTCAAAACGGACATCAACAGCAATGAAAGCAGTAAACACGACGCACCCTCAGGCTCTTCTCATTCAGAAAGCGACCGAGTCACACCAAGCGCAGGCTTCAGCAAAGACAAAGAAGAATTAAGTATAAAGAAAGAGAACTCTAGTAGTAATGATGAGAGGGATGATGAGGAGGTTGAGGATAAGGAGTGCGGGCGGCTGGCGGGGCGGCGGAGAAGCTCGTCCAACCCGGTCAACCTGTCGGTGGCCAGGACCTCGGAGAACGCGGGCAGTGAGCACGAGGACTCGCAGGATGTGGACGTGGAAACAGTCGCAGCGAAG aacgtTAATAGAAGAAGATCTACTTCATCCAGTCAAGAAGATCCACCGCCTGAAACCATGTACAGAAGACAGTTACTTAGTGATCGATTAGGCCGAGGAATAGAGAGAGCGAAGCGGAAGTCACACTATATAGAACCTCCAGAGCTCGATTTACGGACTGTAAAACTAGAAGATTACGCGCATCTTAAACCTCCTGACGCAGATCTGATGTCACTCGTGCAGACTTCACCGGAAAATTATGTTGTAACACCTCATCGGAAACGACGACCCGGCTTCCATAACTCTCCTTCTCAGAATCCTCCGTTCGTTTCATTTCCACCAAGTTACTTAGAAGAGATGGCGCATCTGCGGTATACGCAAGGACCGGGCAGTGTGGCTGCAGTAGCTGCCGGAGCTCGTCTCGGGGCGCTGCACCCGCTCAGTGCGTCCGCGCCGCCCTACCTTCCCGAAAGGAGCGTGACGCCTCCCGCGGGAGCGCATGATGACGGCCTAAAATACCGACCTCCCAGCGCAGGTTCGTGGGGACCCTGGCTCTGTCAGCCTCAAATGGGTGGCGACGAACCTCCCTCGGCGGAGCACGAACAAGGCTCCAGCAAACAAGCGCCAGTTCGGGAGTACCGCTGTGAGTATTGCGGCAAACAATTCGGCATGTCGTGGAATCTCAAGACTCACCTCCGAGTCCACACAGGCGAGAAGCCTTTCGCCTGCCGGCTCTGCGTGGCCATGTTCAAGCAGAAAGCGCACCTGCTGAAGCACTTGTGTTCGGTCCATCGTAACGTGATATCGTCGAGCGACAACGACGGCCGGACCAACACACCCGGCCGCTTCAACTGCTGCTTCTGCCAGCTGACGTTTGAGGCGTTACCGGAACTCATCAGACACTTGTCGGGCCCGCACAATAGCTTGCTCCTCAGCAAGAACCTGCACGAATGA